In Deltaproteobacteria bacterium, the genomic stretch CGAACGCCTTCGAGCGGTGCGGGCATGAGAGCTCCTCGATGGAAGGAGCGCATTCTATGCGCGCCGGCGCAGAGATTCGCCGTGATAGGTTGCGCGAATGACGACTCCCGAACGCGACCTCACGAAACACGACGACCTCGGCGACTTCGAAGCCCGCGAGCTCACGTTCCTTGGCGAAACGAAGCGCGTGTTCGTCGCGGGCAAGGGGCCTGCGGTGATCGTGATGGCCGAGATGCCCGGCATCTCGCCGCACGTCGCGCGCTTCGCGCGCTGGGTGACGGGTGCGGGCTTCACGGTGTGGATGCCCGACTTGTTCGGCCGCGCGGGCGCGCCCGCCACGATGGCGCGCGCGGTCGGCACGATGCTGCGCTGCTGTGTGAGCCGCGAGTTCAAGGCGTTCGCGGCGAATGAGTCGAGCCCCGTGATCGACTGGCTGCGCGCGCTCGCCGCGCACGCGTTCCCGCTGTGCGGCGGCAAGGGCGTGGGCGCGATCGGCATGTGCTTCACCGGCAACTTCGCGCTCTCGCTGATGCTCGAGCCCGCCGTGCTCGCGCCAGTGCTCTCGCAGCCCTCGCTGCCGATGGGCCGCGCGGGCGGCATGCACATCTCGCCGAGCGAGCTCGCGCAGGTGAAGGCGCGCATGGAGCGCGAAGACCTGACCGTGCTCGCGTATCGCTTCGAAGGCGACTCGTTCTGCAAAGCCGAGCGCTTCGCCGCTTATCAGGCCGCGCTCGGCGATCGCTTCGTCGCGCGCGTGCTGCCCGATTCCGCCGCGAATCCCGACGCGCAGATGAAGAACCCCCACAGCGTGGTGACGATTCACCTGATCGACCGCGAGGGCGAGCCCACGGCGAAGGCGCGGGACGAGATCCTCGCCTTCTTCAAGACGCGGCTCAGCTGACCAGCGCGTGGGCAGCAGCGAGGCGGTGGGCAAGGTGACCGTGTGGGAGACGGCGTAGCGCCCGAGGAGGACGCGGATTGGACGCGCAGCTGCGCCTCGAGGATGTGGACTTCGGCCTGCACGAGCTGCCGGGAGAGTCACTGTACGACGTGCTGCGCCGCTTTCGCGAGCGCGGGCCGATCCAGCCGACGCGCTTCCTCGGGCTCCCGAGCTTCGTGATCACCAGCTACGACGCGCTGCACGCGGCCTTCCTCGACGAGCACGTGCTGCCCGGCCACCGCATGTATCAGGCTTCGTTCGAGCCGGCGGTCGGGAAGAGCTTCATTTCGGACCCCGACCCCGCGAGCCATCTGCTCTTTCGCAAGCTCGCGACGCCCGCGTTCCGTTCGCGCGCCGTCGCCAGCTACGAGGAGTCGGGTCTCGCTGCGCTCGCGAACGAGCTCGTCGATCGTTTGGCTCGTCGCGACGAGCTCGATCTCGTGCGCGACTTCACGGCGCGCTTTCCGTATCTCGTCATCAGCCGCCTGCTCGGTTTGCCGCGCGACCGCGAGGACGAGTTCCACGGCTGGGCGATCGCGCTCTTCGCGTTCCGCGGGGATCCGGCGGGAGCGCTCGCGGCCAAGCAGTCGCTGACCGAGTTCCTGCTTCCGCTGCTCGAGGAGCGCAGGCGGCGCCCACAGAACGACGTGCTCTCCGAGCTGCTCGCGGCCGAGGTCGAGGGCCGCCGGCTCTCGGACGAGCAGGTGCTTTCGCACATCCGTCTGCTCTTCCCGACGGGTGGCGAGACGACGCATGGCGCGCTCGCGAACTTGCTCGCGGCGCTGCTGCTTCGCGACGGCGCGTGGCAGGCGCTGTGTCGCGAGCCGCACAAGATTCCCGCCGCCGTCGCCGAGGGGTTGCGCTTCGACACGTCGATCGCGGTGCTGCCCCGCCTCACGCGCTCCGAGCCGACGCGCTTTCGTGGCGTCGATTTTGCCCCCGACACGTGGGTGCTGTTCGCCATCGCAGGCGCGAATCGCGACCCCGCCATCGTGGCGAGCCCCGACCACTTCGACATCGACCGCGTGCAGCCGCCGAATCTCACCTTCGGCCGCGGCGCGAAGAGTTGCCCAGGCATGCACCTCGCGCGCCGCAACATGGCGGTGGCGCTGGAGACGTTGACGCGGCGCATGCCCGACCTCGCGCTCGTCGACCGCGAGGCCGCGCTGCCTCGCAAGACGGTGCTGCGCGCTCCCGCGGCGCTGCGCGTCCGGCGTCGCGGCTGACGCAGGCGCAGCGGCTCGAGCTCGCCCGGCCTCAGCGCTCGCCGTCGCGCTTCACGAGCACGCGCTTGCCGCGGATCTTCGAGCCGCGCAGCGCGTCGATCACGACCTGCGCCGCGTCGGCCGGCACCTCGACGAGCGAGAAACCGTCGGTGATCTCGATCGCGCCGATCGCCGAGCCCGGCACGCCCGCCTCGTTCGCAATCGCGCCCACGATGTCCGCAGGCCGCAGCCCCGCAGCGCGGCCCGCGTTGATGAAGAGGCGCACGCGATCCCACGCGCGCGGATCGCGCCCGCCTTCGTCGCGCCGCTGCGACCCACGTCGCTGCGGCGCGCGTTCGTCTCCGCGCGGCGCGAAGTCGCGCGCGCCGCGCCCTCGCGCGGGGACGCGCTCGTGAGGCTCGTGCACGCGCGGCGTGGGAATGTCCTGCTCGTCGGCGCGCGCGCCTTCCTCGTCATGCGTGGCTTGATGCGCGAGCTTCACCGCGGCGGCGGCGACGTCGAGCGGGTCGAGCTCGGAGGCGAGGTCCTCGACGAGCTTGCGGAACGAGTCGAGCTCGCCGGATTCGACCGCATCGCGCAGCGCGGCGCGCGTCAGCTCGAGCCGGCGATTGCGCAGATCATTCACCGTGGGCAGCGTCGCCACCGCGATCTTGTGCTTCGTCGCGAACTGGATGTTGCGCAGCAGGCGGTGCTCGCGCGGCTCGACGAAGGTGATCGCGACGCCTTCGCGCCCCGCGCGCCCAGTGCGGCCGATGCGGTGCACGTACGCGTCGGCCTCGGTGGGAACGTCGTAGTTGAAGACGTGGCTCAGGTGCTCGATGTCGAGCCCGCGCGCGGCCACGTCGGTCGCGATGAGCAGGTCGGCCGCGCCGCTGCGGAAGCGCTTCATCACGCGGTCGCGCTGCTCCTGCGCGAAGCCGCCGTGCAGCGCCTCCGCGCGATACCCGCGCGCGTTCATCGCCTCGGCCAGCTCGTCGACCTCGAGGCGCGTGCGGCAGAACACGATCGCGGAAGTGGGCGACTCCATGTCGAGCACGCGCCCGAGCGCCGCGTGCTTGTGCGGGCGCGCCACGACGTATGCCGTCTGCCGCACGCGCGGCGCCTCACCGGCACGCGCTCGCGCGGGGGCGATCGCGATGCGCACCGGATCGCGCAGGTGCCGCTCCGCGATCGCGAGGATGCGCTTGGGCAGCGTGGCGGAGAACAGCGCGGTTTGGCGGTGCTGCGGCGTGCGCTTCAGGATCGCGTCGAGGTCGTCGGCGAAGCCCATGTCGAGCATCTCGTCGGCTTCGTCGAGCACGACGAGCTGAACGCTCGCGAGGTCGAGCGTGCCGCGCTCGATGTGATCGAGCGCGCGCCCCGGCGTCGCGACGACGACTTCCGCGCCGCGCTGCAGCGCGCGCAGCTGCTGCCCGATGTGCTGGCCGCCGTAGATCGGCAGCACCGTTGCGTGCTTCGCGCGTCCGTAGCGATGCAGCGCCTCGGCGACCTGCATCGCGAGCTCGCGCGTGGGCACCAGCACGAGCGCGCGCGGGCGATTCGGCTCCGGGATGCTCATCACGATGCGCTGCACGATCGGCAGCGCGAACGCCGCGGTCTTGCCCGTGCCGGTCGCGGCTTGACCTAACAGATCGCGCCCCGCGAGCAGCGGCGGAATCGACTCGCGCTGGATCGCCGTCGGCTCCTCGTATCCCAGCGCGGCGAGCGCGTCCGCGAGATCGGAGTCGAGGCCGAGCGCGGCGAAGCCGGAGGCGGGGGCAGATTCGGGGTCGGACATGAGCGGCAGCCTAGAGACTTCCGGCTCCCCACGAACCCTGCGAGGCGGCCTACGCCGTCCGCGCGCGCAAGAAGCGCAGCACGCCGATGAACGCGAGCGCGAGCATCACGTGCACCGCGATCACCGGCGGCCAGCCGAGCAGGTAGAGCGCGTCGTTCGCGGGGCCGGCCTTGAAGGGGCCGCCGCCGAACGCGAGGCCGCGCGTTCCGAAGAATGGATGCAGGATCGCCGGAATCGTGAACAGCCACGCGGTGACGAGCGCGCTGCGCACGAACCAACGCTCAGCGCGCGGCGAGAGCAGGAGGAAGCGCCCGCCGAAGGCGAGCGCCATCAGCAAGAGGCCGTGCGTGAT encodes the following:
- a CDS encoding cytochrome P450: MDAQLRLEDVDFGLHELPGESLYDVLRRFRERGPIQPTRFLGLPSFVITSYDALHAAFLDEHVLPGHRMYQASFEPAVGKSFISDPDPASHLLFRKLATPAFRSRAVASYEESGLAALANELVDRLARRDELDLVRDFTARFPYLVISRLLGLPRDREDEFHGWAIALFAFRGDPAGALAAKQSLTEFLLPLLEERRRRPQNDVLSELLAAEVEGRRLSDEQVLSHIRLLFPTGGETTHGALANLLAALLLRDGAWQALCREPHKIPAAVAEGLRFDTSIAVLPRLTRSEPTRFRGVDFAPDTWVLFAIAGANRDPAIVASPDHFDIDRVQPPNLTFGRGAKSCPGMHLARRNMAVALETLTRRMPDLALVDREAALPRKTVLRAPAALRVRRRG
- a CDS encoding dienelactone hydrolase family protein; amino-acid sequence: MTTPERDLTKHDDLGDFEARELTFLGETKRVFVAGKGPAVIVMAEMPGISPHVARFARWVTGAGFTVWMPDLFGRAGAPATMARAVGTMLRCCVSREFKAFAANESSPVIDWLRALAAHAFPLCGGKGVGAIGMCFTGNFALSLMLEPAVLAPVLSQPSLPMGRAGGMHISPSELAQVKARMEREDLTVLAYRFEGDSFCKAERFAAYQAALGDRFVARVLPDSAANPDAQMKNPHSVVTIHLIDREGEPTAKARDEILAFFKTRLS
- a CDS encoding DEAD/DEAH box helicase yields the protein MSDPESAPASGFAALGLDSDLADALAALGYEEPTAIQRESIPPLLAGRDLLGQAATGTGKTAAFALPIVQRIVMSIPEPNRPRALVLVPTRELAMQVAEALHRYGRAKHATVLPIYGGQHIGQQLRALQRGAEVVVATPGRALDHIERGTLDLASVQLVVLDEADEMLDMGFADDLDAILKRTPQHRQTALFSATLPKRILAIAERHLRDPVRIAIAPARARAGEAPRVRQTAYVVARPHKHAALGRVLDMESPTSAIVFCRTRLEVDELAEAMNARGYRAEALHGGFAQEQRDRVMKRFRSGAADLLIATDVAARGLDIEHLSHVFNYDVPTEADAYVHRIGRTGRAGREGVAITFVEPREHRLLRNIQFATKHKIAVATLPTVNDLRNRRLELTRAALRDAVESGELDSFRKLVEDLASELDPLDVAAAAVKLAHQATHDEEGARADEQDIPTPRVHEPHERVPARGRGARDFAPRGDERAPQRRGSQRRDEGGRDPRAWDRVRLFINAGRAAGLRPADIVGAIANEAGVPGSAIGAIEITDGFSLVEVPADAAQVVIDALRGSKIRGKRVLVKRDGER